CATCGCCCGAACCCGAGTAGGCGAGCGTGAGGAAGTCGGCCTCCCGCTTGTAGGACGCCTTCGACGGCGCCGTCCGCGCGAACGCCGCCTGTGAACGCTCCCGCCAGTACGGATAGGTGAACTTCTGGACCTTCGGCGAGAACCCGTACTTCTTCAGCCGCCCGGTGACGTACCGCACGGACACGTCGTAGCCGGCCCTTCCCGCCGCGCGGTCGCCGCCGTTGTAGTCGGCGATCTCCTGGAACGCGGCCAGGTGCGGCCTGATGTCCCCCAACGTGACCAGCGCCGCGAGGTCCGGACGCGCCGGCGCGGCCCCGGCCATCGGCAGGGCGGCGGGCAGGAACACGGCGGGCAGCGCCACGGCCGTGCCGATCAGGAGCCTGCGGGCGACCGGGTGCCTGCGGCCGGTGAGGAGCATGCGCACGTGCACTCCAGCGGACGGAGTAGGGAGCGGACCAGCGCGATCCTCGCCCCGCGCCCCGCCCGCCTCAAGCACCGGCGGCACGGCAAGGCCGTTTCGATACCGGGGTCTTACCAGCTCATGCCCGGCCCGCCCTCATCGCGGCCCGCCGGGCCCCTCATTCGGGAGAGTGCAGGTCCACCGGGAAGCCGGGCGGGGCCGCCTCCAGCCACGCCAGGAAACCGGTCAGGGCCGCCGCGCCCATCGCCAGCTCCACCGCCAGGTCGCCGTTCCTGACCTCGATGACGCTCACGTCCGGCAGCAGGCCCTCCGCCTCGTCCCGGTCCGGGGCACGGCGGTTGGACACGACGAGGCCCCGGCGGTGGATCACCTGCCGGGGCCGTCTGCGGAAGCCGAACACGCGGTGCCAGTGCAGGACATCGCCCTTGTAGCGGCCGATGCCGAGCCGCCACGCTCCGGGGGCTCCGCCCTCCCCGGGCAGTTCGCGCAGGCTGCACTCCACGGTGCCGCCGCCGCGCGTGAACAGCCAGCGGCGCACCGCCATGGAGACGAACAGCAGCGCCGCCGCGAGGACGAGCGCGGCGAGCACCCCGCCGACGTCCAGTGCCAGGTGCTCGCCCAAGTCCCCCGCCGTCCGCCCGAACCTAGGCCTCGACGCCCGCCGCGCGCAGCCGCGCCCGGGCGCGCCGCTCCGGCGTCGCGTCCTCGCCCTCGGCGGTCAGGGCCTCGTCCAGCGCCCGCTTGGCCTCGTCGACGTCGATCTCCTCGGCCCGCTCGACCTGCTCGGCCAGCACCGACACCTCGTTGGCGGCGACGGAGAAGAACCCGCTGCCGACCGCCGCCAGGACCGGCGCACCGCCGTCCGCGGGCTCGATCTTCACCACGCTGCCGTCGAGGAGGACGCCCAGCACCGGGGCGTGCCCCGGCAGGATGCCGAGCGAGCCCTCGATGGTCTGCGCGACCACCATCTTGGCCTCGCCGGACCAGACCTCGCGCTCCGGCGAGACCAGCCCGACCTTCAGGGTTGCCACGTCTTTCCCTCCGACTACTGGAGCGGATCCGGCGGGCCGGCCCGGGCGCGGGGCCCGGGCGCGGCCCGCCAGAGCGGACTACTTCTCCAGCTCCTTGGCCTTCTTCTCGACATCCTCGATGCCGCCGCACATGAAGAACGCCTGCTCGGGGAGATGGTCGTACTTGCCCTCCGCGAGCGCCTTGAACGAGGAGATCGTCTCGTCCTTCGGCACCGTCTCACCGGGCTGGCCGGTGAACTGCTCGGCCACGTACATCGGGTGCGACAGGAAGCGCTCGATGCGCCGCGCCCGCTGGACGGTGACCTTGTCCTCCTCGGAGAGCTCGTCGATGCCGAGGATCGCGATGATGTCCTGCAGCTCCTTGTACTTCTGCAGGATCCGGATCACTTCCTGGGCGACCTCGTAGTGCTCGTTCCCCAGGATCTGCGGGTCCATGATCCGCGAGGTGGAGTCGAGCGGGTCCACCGCCGGGAAGATCCCCTTCTCGGAGATGCTCCGCGACAGCGTCGTGGTGGCGTCCAGGTGCGCGAACGTGGTGTGCGGCGCCGGGTCGGTGATGTCGTCGGCGGGAACGTAGATCGCCTGCATCGAGGTGATCGAGTTACCGCGCGTCGAGGTGATCCGCTCCTGGAGCACGCCCATCTCGTCGGCCAGCGTCGGCTGGTACCCCACCGCGGACGGCATGCGCCCGAGCAGCGTGGACACCTCCGAACCGGCCTGCGTGAACCGGAAGATGTTGTCGATGAACAGCAGCACGTCCTGGTTCTGCACGTCGCGGAAGTACTCCGCCATCGTCAGCGCGGACAGCGCCACCCGCAGCCGGGTGCCCGGCGGCTCGTCCATCTGGCCGAACACCATCGCGGTGTCCTTGAGGACGTCCGCCTCGTCCATCTCCACCCAGAGGTCGTTGCCCTCACGGGTGCGCTCGCCCACTCCGGCGAACACCGAGGTGCCGCCGAAGTTGCGGGCGACGCGGCGGATCATCTCCTGGATGAGGACGGTCTTGCCCACACCCGCGCCGCCGAACAGACCGATCTTGCCGCCCTTGACGTACGGGCACAGCAGGTCGATGACCTTGATGCCGGTCTCCAGCATCTCGGTCCTGGACTCCAGCTGGTCGAACGGCGGAGCGCCGCGGTGGATGCCCCAGCGCTCGTTGATCTCCAGCGAGGCGGTCGGGACGTCCAGCGCCTCGCCGAGGGCGTTCCACACGTGGCCCTTGGTGATGTCGCCGACCGGCACCGCGATCGACCGGCCCGAGTCCGTCACCGGAGCGCCGCGGACGAGGCCGTCCGTCGGCTGCATCGAGATCGCCCTGACCATGTTGTCGCCGAGGTGCTGGGCGACCTCGAACGTCAGGGTCTTCGCCTCGCCGCCCAGGGTGACCTGCGCGTTGAGGGCGTTGTAGATGTCCGGGATGGCGTCGGCGGGGAACTCCACGTCGACGACCGGCCCGATGACACGGGCGACGCGCCCGGTCGCGGTCGCCGTCTCTACCTGAGCAGTCATACCCTTCTCACTCCCCGCCAGAATCGGCGAGCGCGTCAGCGCCACCGACGATCTCGCTGATTTCCTGGGTGATCGCGGCCTGCCGCGCCTGGTTCATCTGGCGCGTGTAGACCCCGACCAGTTCGTTGGCATTGTCGGTCGCCGACTTCATGGCCCGCCGGACCGACGCCTGGAAGGACGCCGCCGACTGCAGCAGCATGTGGAAGATGCGGCTCTCGATGTAGTTCGGCAGGAGCAGGTCGAGCGCGGCCTGGGCGGACGGCTCGAACTCGTACGCCGGCGGGACCTTGGAGGACTCGGCCTCCTCGATCTCCAGCGGCATCAGCCGGGTCACCCGGACGGCCTGGGTCAGCATCGAGACGAACTCGGTGTAGACCACGTGGATCTCCCCGACCCCGCCCTCGGCGTCGGTCTTGAGGAAGTCCTCGGCCAGCCGCCGCCCGATCTGCTCGGCGTTGCCGAAGTCGGGCCGGTCGCTGAACCCGTTCCAGGTCTCGGCGACGTCCCGGCCCCGGAAGCGGTACCAGGTGATGCCCTTGTTGCCGACGACGTAGGGGACCGGCTCGCGGCCCTCGTCCCGCAGCGCCTTGATCAACGACTCCGCCTCGCGGATGACGTTGGCGTTGTAGGCGCCGCAGAACCCGCGGTCGCTCGTGATGATCAGCACGGCGCTGCGGTTGTCGGCCGGCTGCTCCTCCAGCAGCGGGTGGTCGATCCCGACGTTGTGGCTCACCAGCGCGGTCAGGGCCTGCGTGATCTGGTCGGCGTACGGCTTGGAGGCCGCCACCGCCTGCTGGGCCTTGACGATCCGCGACGTGGCGATCATCTCCTGGGCACGAGTGATCTTGGCGGTCGACTTGACCGTCTTGATCTTCTGCCGGAGTTGACGAAGCTGTGCGGCCATCGCCGTCAGCCCTTCTTGACGCGGGTGATCGTCTCCTGCTTGACGTCCTCTTCGTCGATCGCCTCCACGGGCTCCTCAGCGAGCAGTTCGCCCTCGCTGGTCTGGAAGCCCTTCTTGAACTCCGTGATGGTGTTCTTGAGGCTGGTGAGGCCGTCGTCGGACAGCTTGCCGGTCTCGCGGATGGAGGTCAGCAGGCCGCCCTCCTCGCGCTCGACGTAGTCGAGGAACTCCCGCTCGAAGCGGCGGATGTCGCCCACCGGGACGTCGTCCAGCGCGCCGGAGGTGCCCGCCCACACGGACACGACCTCCTGCTCGACCGGGAACGGGCTGCCCTGTGGCTGCTTCAGCAGCTCGACCAGCCGGGCGCCGCGCTCCAGCTGCGCGCGCGACGCGGCGTCCAGGTCGGACGCGAAGGCGGCGAACGCCTCCAGGTCGCGGAACTGCGACAGCGCCAGGCGCAGCGTGCCGGCGACCGTCTTCATCGCCTTGATCTGCGCGTCGCCGCCGACCCGGGAGACCGAGATGCCGACGTTGATCGCCGGCCGGACGCCCTGGTTGAACAGGTCCGTCTCCAGGAAGCACTGCCCGTCGGTGATCGAGATGACGTTCGTCGGGATGTAGGCCGACACGTCGCTGCCCTTGGTCTCGATGATCGGCAGACCCGTCATCGAGCCGCCGCCCATCTCGTCCGACAGCTTCGCGCAGCGCTCCAGCAGACGCGAGTGCAGGTAGAACACGTCACCGGGGTAGGCCTCGCGGCCCGGCGGGCGGCGCAGCAGCAGCGACACCGCGCGGTAGGCCTCGGCCTGCTTCGACAGGTCGTCGAAGATGACCAGGACGTGCTTGCCCTGGTACATCCAGTGCTGCCCGATCGCGGACCCGGTGTAGGGGGCGATGTACTTGTAGCCCGCCGGGTCGGACGCGGGGGCCGCCACGATCGTGGTGTACTCCAGCGCGCCGGCCTCCTCCAGGGAGCGGCGGACGTTGGCGATCGTGGAGCCCTTCTGGCCGATCGCGACGTAGATGCAGCGGACCTGCTTCTTCTCGTCGCCGGACTCCCAGTTCTCCTTCTGGTTGATGATCGTGTCCACGCAGACCGTCGTCTTGCCGGTCTGCCGGTCACCGATGATCAGCTGCCGCTGGCCGCGGCCGATCGGCGTCATGGCGTCGATCGCCTTGATGCCGGTCTGCAGCGGCTCGCCCACCGACTGCCGCTGCACGACCGTGGGGGCCTGCAGTTCGAGCGCGCGGCGCTCGGTCGTCTCGATCGGGCCCTTGCCGTCCAGCGGGTTGCCCAGCGCGTCCACGACGCGGCCGAGGAAGCCGTCGCCGACGGGGACCGAGAGGACCTCGCCGGTCCGGCGGACCTTCTGGCCCTCTTCGATCTTGCTGAAGTCGCCAAGGACAACGGCGCCGATCTCACGCACGTCCAGGTTCAGAGCCAGGCCACGGGTACCGTCCTCGAACTCAAGGAGTTCGTTCGCCATCGCGGAGGGCAGGCCCTCGACGTGGGCGATACCGTCGCCGGAATCGACGACGGTGCCGACCTCTTCGCGCGCGGCGGCCTCGGGCTCGTACGACTGGACGAAGCGCTCCAGCGCGTTCCGGATCTCGTCCGGACGGATCGTCAGCTCCGCCATGATTCCTCTCTTGCTCCCTATGGGGTCAGCTAGCCGGCGGGTCAGCCGGTGCCGAGCCGCCGGCGGACGTCGTCCAGCCGTCCGGCGATCGTGCCGTCGATGATCTCGTCCCCGATCTGGACCGAAAGGCCGCCGATCGCGGTCGGGTCGATCTCGATGTTCAGGTGTACTTCGTGGCCGTAGGCGGCGGCCAGCACCGCGGCGAGCCGCGTCCGCTGCGCCGCCGACAACGGCACCGACGAGCGGACCAGTGCGACCAGCCGCTGCCTGCGCTGGGCGACCAGCTTGCCGTAGTCGGCGAGCCCGGTTTCCAGGCTACGTCCTCGCGGACGCAGCACGAGCTCGGTGAGCAGCGCCAGCGTCGCGTCGGTGACCTTGCCGTCCACCAGCGCGTTGACCAGGCCGAGCTTGTTGTCGGCCGGCAGCGCCGGGTTCGCCAGGGCACCGCGCAGCTTCGGCTCCCCCTCGACGACCCGGGAGAACCGGAACAGCTCGTCCTCCAGGTCGTCGATGCGGCCGCCGGCCTCGGCGCGGGCCGCCTCGGCGGTGACCGCGAGGATCTCCAGCGCGTCCGACAGCTCCGACGGCTTGGACCAGCGCAGCCGTGCGACGTCGGCGACCAGCCCGAGAGCGGCCGGCGACACCTTGCCCTCCAGCAGGATCTGGACGAGCTGCGCCTTCTCGGCACCGTCGCGCGACGGGTCGGAGACCGCCCGACGCACGCCGTGCTCGCGGTCGATCAGGTCCAGCACCGCGAACAGGTCGCCGCCGAGCCGCGCCAGGTCGGCGGAGGGGATCACGGCCTCCAGCCGTTCCTTGGCCTCGGCCAGCGACGCCCTGCTCACCGCTCCCGTGATGGTCATGATGTGATCTGCTCCTGGGTGCGAGCGCGTTCCTCGAGCTCCTCGAGGAACCGGTCGACGACCCGGCTCTGCCGCGCGCTGTCCTCGAGGGACTCGCCCACGACGCGTCCGGCCAGATCGACCGACATGGCCCCGATCTCGGCGCGCAGCGACTGCAGCGCCTGCTGCCGCTCGGCCTCGATCTGCGCCTTGGCGTTCTCGACGATGCGGCGCGCCTCGACCTGGGCCTGCTCCTTGGCCTGGGCGATGATCTGCGCGCCCTGCTCCTCGGCCTTGCGCCGCTCGTTCGACGCCTCGACCGCGGCCGCCTTCTGCTGGGCCTTGTACTGCTCGAGGACCTGCTGGGCCTCCTTCTGCGCCTGCTCGGCCCGGACGAGGCCGCCCTCGATCGCCTCGGTCCGCTCCTCCAGAGTCTTCTGGATGCGCGGCGTGAGGATCTTGCCGAGGACGATCAGCACGACCAGGAACGAGAAGATGCCGACGACCAGCTCGAACGGGTGCGGAATGAGAGGGTTGTTCTCCTCCGCCGCCAGGACGGAAGCTGCTGTGATCATGTCTGCAGCCCTTCCTCAGGTTCGGACGGCTACTACTTGATGCCCTGGAAGATGAACGGCGCGACCAGGCCGATCAGGGCGAGCGCCTCGGTAAGGACGAAGCCCAGCAGCATGTTGGTGCGGATGACACCGGTCAGCTCGGGCTGGCGGGCGATGGCGTTCACGCCCTGGCCGAAGATGATGCCGACGCCGATGCCCGGGCCGATCGCCGCGAGGCCGTAACCGATCGAGGTGACGTTACCGCTGAGGGCAGCGAGGTCTCCCATTTTCTTTCCCTTTTCTGTCGGCCGGCGGAAGCTCCGCCGGTCTGGGCTTACGAGGTTGTCGATGGGGTCCGCGGAGCCGGGGCGTCGCGTGCCCCGCGGGTCTTAGTGGTCCGCTTCCAGGCCGCTCGAGATGTACATGGCGGCGAGCATGGTGAACAGGAACGCCTGCAGGAACTGGATCAGCAGCTCCAGCGCCGTCATGGCGATGGTGACGATCACACCGATGATGCCGACGCCGAATCCGGCGACCGTGGGCTTCTCGAACAGGAACCAGAAGCCGACGAGGCTGAAGAACGCCAGGATCGTGTGGCCCGCGAACATGTTGGCGAAGAGCCGGACCGCGTGGGTGAACGGAGCCAGGACGAAGGTCGAGAGGTACTCGATCGGCACCAGCAGGAAGTAGACGGGCAGCGGGAGGCCGCCGGGAATCATGTTCGTGAAGTACCGGATCCCCTGGTGCCGCAGACCGAGGTAGATCTTGACGATGTAGACGAACAGCGCCAGGACGATCGGGAACGCGATGTGCGAGGCGATCGGGAACTGGATGATCGGAACGACCGCGAAGATGTTCCAGATCCAGATCAGGAAGAACATCGACATCAGCATCGGCATCCACCGGTCGGTGTTCTTGCCGAGGAACGGGCGGGCGATCTCGTCCC
The sequence above is a segment of the Actinomadura coerulea genome. Coding sequences within it:
- a CDS encoding F0F1 ATP synthase subunit B is translated as MITAASVLAAEENNPLIPHPFELVVGIFSFLVVLIVLGKILTPRIQKTLEERTEAIEGGLVRAEQAQKEAQQVLEQYKAQQKAAAVEASNERRKAEEQGAQIIAQAKEQAQVEARRIVENAKAQIEAERQQALQSLRAEIGAMSVDLAGRVVGESLEDSARQSRVVDRFLEELEERARTQEQITS
- the atpB gene encoding F0F1 ATP synthase subunit A is translated as MNALTVLASGGDEFQAPGPELFDFPPLFAGGPAWLTKPVVFAVVGSLVVCVFFWSAFAKPKLVPRGVQNLGEVGYMFVRDEIARPFLGKNTDRWMPMLMSMFFLIWIWNIFAVVPIIQFPIASHIAFPIVLALFVYIVKIYLGLRHQGIRYFTNMIPGGLPLPVYFLLVPIEYLSTFVLAPFTHAVRLFANMFAGHTILAFFSLVGFWFLFEKPTVAGFGVGIIGVIVTIAMTALELLIQFLQAFLFTMLAAMYISSGLEADH
- the atpD gene encoding F0F1 ATP synthase subunit beta; protein product: MTAQVETATATGRVARVIGPVVDVEFPADAIPDIYNALNAQVTLGGEAKTLTFEVAQHLGDNMVRAISMQPTDGLVRGAPVTDSGRSIAVPVGDITKGHVWNALGEALDVPTASLEINERWGIHRGAPPFDQLESRTEMLETGIKVIDLLCPYVKGGKIGLFGGAGVGKTVLIQEMIRRVARNFGGTSVFAGVGERTREGNDLWVEMDEADVLKDTAMVFGQMDEPPGTRLRVALSALTMAEYFRDVQNQDVLLFIDNIFRFTQAGSEVSTLLGRMPSAVGYQPTLADEMGVLQERITSTRGNSITSMQAIYVPADDITDPAPHTTFAHLDATTTLSRSISEKGIFPAVDPLDSTSRIMDPQILGNEHYEVAQEVIRILQKYKELQDIIAILGIDELSEEDKVTVQRARRIERFLSHPMYVAEQFTGQPGETVPKDETISSFKALAEGKYDHLPEQAFFMCGGIEDVEKKAKELEK
- a CDS encoding DUF2550 domain-containing protein — protein: MGEHLALDVGGVLAALVLAAALLFVSMAVRRWLFTRGGGTVECSLRELPGEGGAPGAWRLGIGRYKGDVLHWHRVFGFRRRPRQVIHRRGLVVSNRRAPDRDEAEGLLPDVSVIEVRNGDLAVELAMGAAALTGFLAWLEAAPPGFPVDLHSPE
- the atpE gene encoding ATP synthase F0 subunit C translates to MGDLAALSGNVTSIGYGLAAIGPGIGVGIIFGQGVNAIARQPELTGVIRTNMLLGFVLTEALALIGLVAPFIFQGIK
- the atpA gene encoding F0F1 ATP synthase subunit alpha — encoded protein: MAELTIRPDEIRNALERFVQSYEPEAAAREEVGTVVDSGDGIAHVEGLPSAMANELLEFEDGTRGLALNLDVREIGAVVLGDFSKIEEGQKVRRTGEVLSVPVGDGFLGRVVDALGNPLDGKGPIETTERRALELQAPTVVQRQSVGEPLQTGIKAIDAMTPIGRGQRQLIIGDRQTGKTTVCVDTIINQKENWESGDEKKQVRCIYVAIGQKGSTIANVRRSLEEAGALEYTTIVAAPASDPAGYKYIAPYTGSAIGQHWMYQGKHVLVIFDDLSKQAEAYRAVSLLLRRPPGREAYPGDVFYLHSRLLERCAKLSDEMGGGSMTGLPIIETKGSDVSAYIPTNVISITDGQCFLETDLFNQGVRPAINVGISVSRVGGDAQIKAMKTVAGTLRLALSQFRDLEAFAAFASDLDAASRAQLERGARLVELLKQPQGSPFPVEQEVVSVWAGTSGALDDVPVGDIRRFEREFLDYVEREEGGLLTSIRETGKLSDDGLTSLKNTITEFKKGFQTSEGELLAEEPVEAIDEEDVKQETITRVKKG
- a CDS encoding F0F1 ATP synthase subunit epsilon — encoded protein: MATLKVGLVSPEREVWSGEAKMVVAQTIEGSLGILPGHAPVLGVLLDGSVVKIEPADGGAPVLAAVGSGFFSVAANEVSVLAEQVERAEEIDVDEAKRALDEALTAEGEDATPERRARARLRAAGVEA
- a CDS encoding F0F1 ATP synthase subunit gamma, whose amino-acid sequence is MAAQLRQLRQKIKTVKSTAKITRAQEMIATSRIVKAQQAVAASKPYADQITQALTALVSHNVGIDHPLLEEQPADNRSAVLIITSDRGFCGAYNANVIREAESLIKALRDEGREPVPYVVGNKGITWYRFRGRDVAETWNGFSDRPDFGNAEQIGRRLAEDFLKTDAEGGVGEIHVVYTEFVSMLTQAVRVTRLMPLEIEEAESSKVPPAYEFEPSAQAALDLLLPNYIESRIFHMLLQSAASFQASVRRAMKSATDNANELVGVYTRQMNQARQAAITQEISEIVGGADALADSGGE
- a CDS encoding F0F1 ATP synthase subunit delta translates to MTITGAVSRASLAEAKERLEAVIPSADLARLGGDLFAVLDLIDREHGVRRAVSDPSRDGAEKAQLVQILLEGKVSPAALGLVADVARLRWSKPSELSDALEILAVTAEAARAEAGGRIDDLEDELFRFSRVVEGEPKLRGALANPALPADNKLGLVNALVDGKVTDATLALLTELVLRPRGRSLETGLADYGKLVAQRRQRLVALVRSSVPLSAAQRTRLAAVLAAAYGHEVHLNIEIDPTAIGGLSVQIGDEIIDGTIAGRLDDVRRRLGTG